CGACCAGATCAGATCTACCCATTCGGCGTCCTCGACGCACCGCTACGGAAAAATCACGTGCTCGGTGCAGTCGATTCGGCTCAGGAAGCATCCCGAGCTCCAAGGTCCGGACGAACGAATATCAGGCTGTGAGTTCTTTACGGCCCTTGCCGCGACGTGCGGAAACGATTGCACGACCCGCACGGGTACGCATACGAAGACGGAAGCCATGAACGCGCGCGCGGCGGCGATTGTTCGGCTGGAACGTCCGCTTGCCCTTGGCCACGGTCAACACTCCTCGAGATTCGAAGACGCCGATCTGTCGGCGCCTGCTGTAAAGGTTCCAGCGAGTTCGGATGAAGTCGCTTGCCTCCCGAGCGAGAAATCCGAGTGAAGACAGACTGTGAGCAGCCAGCAAGCATCGGCCACCTCGCTATTGGGTGACTGTTCGAGAGTACTGATCGAGTCACCGGTGGTCAAACTCGCTCCGAACCGATCGGCTCGGCCGTTCATGCACAGGCACCGGAGGATTCGGCGACCGAGGGTGTGATGTGCCTCGACATCGCTCGCCGACGACCGATCGAGCCCACGCGGTTCGTCCGATCGTACGACAGACAGCGACCATCCATGCAGGTCAGACTTGTGCGTGCGTGATACCACGGGCAGGGAGGAGCCCTGGGGTCACATCGGTGTCGTTTATCCACACCTGTGGATAATTGTGTGGAAACACAGATCAGGTGGCATATTCGTACCTTGCGGGGTCCACCCACGGACCCTGGTCTCCGCCGCGGCGACGCACGATCGACGACGCTATCCGACGCCGACGTCGCGCGGGCAGGAAACGACGCACGAGTTTCGACGCGTCGTACCCGTACGAGACCAATGCTCGGCGGTCCAACCACCGCCGAGACACCGATGCTCGACAACGGAGGGATCGACGTGAACGACGATCCGGATGCGCTCGCGCGTATCTGGCCCGAGGTGGTCGCGGAGCTCACTTCCGACCGTCACAGTGGGTCTCCCCTCACCAAGGGCCAGAAGGCCTGGCTCGCACTGGTCAAACCGCTGACTCTGACGCAGGGGTTCGCCCTGCTGGCCGTTCCCTCGACTTTCGCTCAAGAAGCGATCGAGCGAGACCTTCGAGAGCCGATCCTCGGAGCACTGGGCCGACA
The nucleotide sequence above comes from Rhodococcoides fascians A25f. Encoded proteins:
- the rpmH gene encoding 50S ribosomal protein L34; its protein translation is MAKGKRTFQPNNRRRARVHGFRLRMRTRAGRAIVSARRGKGRKELTA